The Mucilaginibacter rubeus genomic interval TAGCGGTAATCAAGCTTATGCGAAAAATACATTAGCGCTATACCTCCCACTATCATAAACACGTGTTTCATGAGAATGATCTCAACTCCTTTACCCTGCTTAAATGCCAGCGTACCCACCGAGCTATATACCGCCAACAAGGATATAACAGAAAGCAATATGACTATGAGCCATATCCAGCGATCTCCTTTTGTGTTGTTTAATATCCTATGCATTTCTTTTTTATTTGGTTCATGGTTGATGGTTCATAGATCATGGCTTAGATTTTTTCACTATGATCCATGAACTATCAACTATGAACTATTTTACAATTCCTTCACTGCCGCTTTGAACTGATCGCCACGGTCTTCATAATTTTTAAAAAGATCGAAGCTGGCGCAGGCCGGCGACAGTAATACCGTATCACCTTTGGTTGCCAGGTGATAAGCCACAGTTGCAGCCTCCTGGGCCGATGATGTATTTACTATAATTTCAACCATATCGTCAAAAGCCTCGTGAATGCGTTTATTGTCTTTACCTAAACACACAATGGCTTTTACCTTTTGCTTAACCAGATCATTAAGCATAGTGTAATCATTTCCTTTGTCAACACCACCTAAGATCAGCACTACATCGCTGGTCATGCTTTCCAAAGCGTACCAGGTTGAGTTAACATTGGTAGCCTTTGAATCGTTAATGAAGCGGATGCCGGAGATATTGGCAACAAACTCCAGGCGGTGCTCAATGCTTTTAAAGTTGCCCATGCTCTCCCTCATCGTTTCGTTACGCAGCTCCAACACCTTTGCTACAATACCCGATGCCATGGAGTTGTAAATGTTGTGTTTGCCTTGCAGGGCTAAATCTTGAATTGACATTGTAAAATGTTCTTGTGTTGTGTTAATGACAATATTGTCGTTGTTATCCAGGTATGCGCCCGGTTCAAATTTTTGCTGTATGGAAAATGGCAACAGCTGTGCCCCGAACGTTCGCTCTTTCATTCCCTTTATTGTTTCCGGATCATCGGCACAATAAATAAAATAATCGGCTACAGTCTGGTTCTGCGTTATCCTGAATTTGGATGCGGCATAGTTTTCCAGTTTATAGTCATACCTGTCCAAATGGTCGGGTGTGATGTTTAGTAGTACCGCTATGTCAACCTTAAACCTGAACATATCGTCAAGCATAAAGCTGCTTAGCTCCAGCACATACCAGTCAAACTTTTCGGTAGCAACCTGGTAAGCAAAGCTTTTGCCTATGTTGCCTGCCAAACCAACGTTCATCCCCGCATCTTTTAAAATGTGGTAGGTTAGGCTGGTAGTAGTAGTTTTACCGTTTGAACCTGTTATACCAATGATCTTTGCATCAGTGTACCTCCCGGCAAACTCAATCTCTGATATTACAGGCGTTCCCTTTTCGTGCAGCTTTTTGATGATCGGTGCCTTATCCGGAATACCGGGGCTTTTGACCACTTCGGCCGCGTTCATGATAAGTTCTTCTGTATGCTGTTTCTCTTCAAAAGGAATTCTCCAATCTTCAAGCTGTTTTTTATAGTTATCGGCAATGCCACCGAAATCCGACACAAAAACATCAAAGCCTTGCTGCTGCGCAAGGTATGCAGCACCAACACCGCTTTCTCCTGCACCGAGGATAACTAACCTCGCAGCCCCATCCGAAGGAGAGGGAGTTGATTGGTTTGATATTTTATTGTCCTGATCCATTTTTACTTTTTTGATTTCACCGATGTTTTTCACTCCACCGGTTCCATTTTCCAATTTCTTCTTTCCTAACCTCTAATCTTCAATCACTAACCTCTAACGAAGCTTCAACGTTATCACCGTAACTATCGCCAGTATGATACAAATGATCCAGAAGCGGGTAACAATTTTTGCTTCATGGAACCCTTTTTTCTGATAGTGGTGATGAAGCGGGGCCATTAAAAACACACGCCTGCCCTCGCCGAATTTCTTTTTGGTGTATTTAAACCACGACACCTGGATAATTACCGAAAAATTCTCTACCAGGAAAATACCACACAACAGCGGCAGCATCAGTTCCTTGCGGATCATGATAGCAAACACCGCGATGATACCGCCTATGGCCAAACTGCCGGTATCGCCCATGAATACCTGTGCCGGGTATGAGTTATACCATAGAAAGCCTACGCACGCACCAACAAAAGCACCGGCAAAAACTACCAGCTCGCCCGAGTTAGGGATGTACATAATGTTCAGGTAATCGGCAATAACCGTGTTACCCGATACATAAGCCAGTATAGCCAGCGTGATGCCTATAATAGCAGAAGTACCCGTCGCCAGGCCATCAATGCCATCGGTTATATTTGCTCCGTTTGATATAAACGTGATGATCAGGATCACAAAAAACAGGAACACCACAAGCGCATATTGCTCATAACCTTTACCTAAAAACTTTAACACCTTGGCGTAATCAAATTCATTGTTTTTATAAAACGGCATGGTTGTTTTGGTAGAATGCACATCCTGCGTATAAACCGGGGTATTACGTTTCATATGAAACTCAACCGGGGCATCGTCCTTCACCGGCAAAACCACTTCCTGGCGGATGATGATGCTGCTGTTGAAATACATCGTCCACCCAACAATAAGCGACAAACCAACCTGACCAATGATCTTGAACCTTCCCGCTAAACCTTCTTTGTTCTTTTTAAATACTTTAATATAATCATCCAAAAAGCCGATAGCGCCTAACCAAACGGTAGTAACTATCATCAGGATCACATAAACGTTCTCCAGCTTGGCAAACAGCAGCGTTGGTATTAAAATACCCAGCAAAATGATGACACCACCCATTGTAGGGGTACCCGATTTTTGCATCTGCCCTTCCAGTCCCAAATTCCTTACGGTTTCACCAACCTGTTTAAAGCGCAGGTAATCAATCAGCCTTCTGCCATAAACCGTAGTGATCAGCAATGATGTAATTACAGCCATCGCCATCCGGAAGGTGATGTATTGAAATACACCTATCCCGGGGATACTGTAATTTTTGCTTAAGTAGTTAAACAGGTAATACAACATTGCTCTTCTCTTTTACTAATAGTATCTTCTTATACCAAATCTTTAAACCGGTTCTCCAATTCTTCCATATCGTCGAAGTGGTTTTTCACTCCGTTTATTTCCTGGTATTTTTCGTGCCCTTTGCCCGCTACCAGGATAATATCACCGGGGTTAGCCAGCATACAGGCGGTCTTGATTGCTTCGTGCCTGTCGATAATGCTTACCGTATGTCTTTTAAATGCCGGATCAACACCTTCTTCCATTTCTTTGATGATCTGCGCCGGATCTTCGGTACGCGGATTATCTGATGTCAGGATCACTTTATCACTCCACTCACAGGCTGTTTTGGCCATAATGGGGCGTTTGGTTTTATCCCTATCGCCGCCGCAGCCAATTACCGTGATCACTTTCTCATTTCCTTTGCGGATATCGTGAATAGTACTCAACACATTTTGTACAGCATCCGGTGTGTGGGCATAATCAACTATACCTACTACTTTGTTTGGCGCGGTTATATATTCAAATCGGCCTTCGGCACCGGTCAGTTTGCTTAAGCTGGTAAGCACTTTAGCTTTATCCTGTTCAAGCAGCATAGCAGTAGCATAAACCCCTAACAGGTTGTATGCATTGAATGTACCCACCATTTTAAACCATACTTCCTCGCCGTCAATTTGCAGCAGCAAACCGCTGAACTGATTTTCGAGGATGCGGGCCTTATAATCGGCCATGGTTTTAAGGCCATAACTTTTTTTATGCGCCGCCGTATTTTGCAGCATTACATTACCATTCTTATCATCGCTGTTGGTAAGCGCGAAAGCCTCTTTCGGCAAGCCGTCAAAAAATTCCTTTTTGGCATTCAAATACCTCAGGAAGGTTTTATGATAATCTAAATGGTCATGCGTTAAGTTGGTGAACACACCACCTGCAAAAACCAAACTTTCGATGCGTTTTTGTGAAATAGCATGCGAGCTTACTTCCATAAAGCAATAATCGCAGCCGCTGTCCACCATTTCGGCCAGCAGATTGTTCAGCTCAACCGGATCTGGTGTAGTATGGGTTGATGGGATCACCTTGCCGTTGATCTGGTTTTCAACAGTTGATAGTAAACCGCATTTATATCCCAAATCGCGGAACAACTGGTAAAGCAACGTAGCGATAGTGGTTTTGCCATTAGTGCCTGTTACTCCAACCAATTTTAATTTAGCCGATGGATTATCGTAAAAGTTAGCAGCAACAAGAGCTAAGGCCACAGCCGAATCGGCCACCATCAGGAAATCAACCTCGCCGGTGGTATGAGCAGGCAGGTCTTCGCAAATTACCGCTACAGCACCTTTTTTAATGGCCTGATCGATATAATCGTGTCCATCAACAACAGTACCTTTAACAGCAACAAACATCGCCCCCGGGATTACTTTTCTTGAATCAAAAGCAATCGCTGTGATCTCCACATCGGCGCTTCCCTGCAACTCAGTGAAGGCCAGTCCATCAATTACATCGCTTAAATACCTCATTGCAGCTCTAATAAAATTCGTGATCCTTTTGGTATAACACTTCCACCGGTAACCGATTGATTGGCAACTACACCGCTTCCGCGTACAGTTACCTTATAACCCGCGTTACCCATTACGTACAACGCGTCGCTAAGTCCCATGCCCGTTACCGCCGGCACAGTACCATTTTTATATTTTACTTCCTCAAACGGAATACCATTGCTCGTATCAACCGTGCTATTGGCCGACGCGTACAAAGGTTTAACGCCCAGTTTTGAATAAACTTTTTTCAAGGCTTTCATATTACCTTGTTTCACCTGCGGCAATACCGTATTGCCTACATAATGGGTCTGTGAATTCTGGTTAATATCCAGATCATTGGCATAAACCCTGTCTGCCACTTCCCTAAACACCGGACCGGCAACCTTCGCCGCCAGGTAATCGCCTTGTGTTGGGTTATTGATCACCACAATCATCGAGTATTTAGGATGATCGGCAGGGAAATAACCGCAAAACGAAGCCTGGTATTTTTTATCCTTATAGCCTTTGGTTCCGTTGGCCACCTGCGCTGTTCCGGTTTTGCCGGCCACGCTGTAAAGCTTGTTTTTAATAACATTTTTACCGGTACCATTCATCACTACACCTTCAAGCATACCCCTTACTTTACCTAAAGTAGCCTCCGAGCAAACCTGCTCGGTAATAACCCTTGCCTGAAACTGTTCAATAGGATTACCCAATCTCCTGATCTCACGAACCAGCAGCGGAGCAATCATTTTACCGTTATTAGCTACCGAGTTATAATAAGCCAGCATTTGCAGCGGCGTGATATTCATTTCGTAACCGTAAGCCATCTCGGGCAAACTGTAATTTTTGTTCCAGCTGCGGTTTGACGGATTTTTTATTACCGGCCTGCCTTCACCCTGAATTTGAAGCCCAAGCTTTTCATTCAGATGATAGCTGTACAGCTTATTGATGTACTGCCATGGGTTATTATGGTAAAACTTATCAACCAGTTTTGCCGCAGCCACGTTTGATGACTCCTCAAAAGCACGCCTAACCGACATTTCATAATTATCATGTTCGGTATCGGTAATAGTTGGCCCTTTCGGGAACTTATATTTACCACCCTCGGCATTAACTATGGTGCTGGTATCAATCTTATGCTGATCGAGCATGGTCATGTACGATGCCAGCTTAAAGGTTGAACCCGGATCGATGGCGTTACTGATAGCGTAGTTCATCTGCTCCTTGTAATCGCCATCTTTAGTGCGTGTGTAATTGGCAATTGCCCTGATCTCTCCTGTTGATACCTCCATCAGCACCACACAGCCATGATCGGCAGCGCTTTTTACCAGTTGTTTCTTCAATGCATCCTGTGCCACATCCTGGAAGTTTACATTGATGGTTGAAATGATATCAGCGCCGTCTTTAGGTGCTACTTCATCATCGTCATCAACCGGCATCCAGATGCCGCCCGGAATCCGCTGCATTAAACGCCTGCCGCTTTCGCCGTTGATATATGAAGCATAAGCTCCTTCCAAACCAACCGGGTTTTTAACGTTTTCGTTTTTGTAACCGATGGTACGTGCCGCCAGCGACTGGAATGGCAGGATCCTTTTATTTTTCTGAATAACGATCAATCCGCCTTTGTACTTACCCATGTTAAACACCGGGAACTGACGGATCTTTTTCAAATCCTGGTATGAAACCTTACGCCTGATGAGCACATAACGTGAGCTATCCCTGCGGGCCTCACGCAATATGCGTGAATAATCCCTTGCAGACCTATCACCAAACATACCCGACAGCTTTGCAGCCAGCAGGTCTATATTATTATTAAATGCCGTATCTGATGCAATACCACCGGCCAGCATATCCATATGCAATTCGTACTCTGGTACCGAAGTAGCCAGCAGACTTCCATCAACAGAAAAAATATTGCCCCTTGCAGCTTCAACAGTTTGATATTGAGCAGAAAGATCGGCAGCCATAGCTTTCCACTTGTCGCCCTGAACATATTGCAGGCGGCAAAGCTGCACAACAACGGCAATGGCCAAAAGCAAAACAAGACCAAAGGCTAAATAAACCCTGGCCAGTATGTTAGTCCTAATTCCCATCTGCCACCTCCTTCACTGTTATTTTTCCCGGCGGATCAACCGACTGACTCAAACCCAATGTATCTGCACGCTTGGCCACTTCGGTAAGCGTGCTTTTGAATGCCATATCGGCCTTAGTCGATTTATAATCCCAGCCCAACTCTTTAACCTCCTTAGTAAGCGCGTCAATTTCGCGTACCGATTTTTCGGCATAGTGCATGTTACCAATGTACACCATACCTAAAAAGGCTAAAAACAAAACAAAGGGCAAAGCATTGGTGGCCTTCTCGGTTGTAAGAAAGCCTTTGGTGAAAAGCTGCGTAAAAAAGTTATCGGGCAATTCCCTTGCAGGTCGCCTTTCTTCAACAACTTCTTCTACTTCTTCTTCCTCCTGAATTTCTGTACGTAAACGATTGGTCATTTTTTTACAGCTATTCTTAATTTAGCGCTCCGTGCCCTATTATTTTTGGTTATCTCCTCTGCCGATGCCGTTATAGCCCCGCGGCTTACAGCATCAAGCGGTTTATTATCGTTTCCATAAAGGTCTTTCTCCACCTCGCCACTGAACTTGCCTTTGGCTATGAAGTTTTTTACCAGCCTGTCTTCCAGCGAGTGGTATGACATTACTACCAGCCTGCCGCCAATTGCCAAAACATCTGCCGATTGCATTAAAAAATCTTTCAATGCTTCCAGCTCCTGGTTAACCTCTATCCTTAATGCCTGGAACACTTGTGCCAGGTATTTATTTTCTTTTCCTTTAGGGATGCGGTTACTGATCACATTTTTCAGATCAGCAATGGTAATTATAGGCACATTTAACCTTGCTGTAGCAATGGTTTCGGCCAATGATTTAGCATTTTGAATTTCTCCGTAAATGCCAAAAATCCGGTGCAGGTCGGCAACCGAATAATTATTTACCACATCCTTAGCAGTCAGCTCGCCCAACTGGTTCATGCGCATATCCAACTCGGCATCAAACCGGATGGAAAACCCGCGATCGGCCTCATCAAACTGGTGCGATGACACACCCAGATCGGCCAGTATACCATTTACAGGGATAGCACCATGTAAACGGCAAAAGTTTTTGAGATATCTAAAATTCTGATCTACAAAAACAAAACGCTCATCATCAATAATATTCCGCTGCGCATCAGCATCCTGATCAAAAGCGATCAGCCTGCCTTTTGGCCCCAGGTGTTTTAATATCTCGCGCGAATGCCCGCCACCTCCAAAAGTCACATCCACATAAGTACCGTCCGGATCAATATTCAGCCCATCAATACACTCCTTCAGCATTACCGGTACATGGTACTCACTCATTCCTGCTCCTTATTTTTACCGCCCATTACTTTTTTAGCCAGTGCGCTAAAGCTTTTTGGCTCATCATCCATCAGTTTGCGGTGCGCTTCGGCATCCCAAACCTCAATTTTATTTAACTGGCAAGCCAGCACAACGTCACCTTTTATACCCGCATATTCCAACAGGAATTTCGGCAACAATACCCTACCGGCAGCATCAGGCATAAGCTCGGTGGCACCACGGGTAAAATATCGTATAAAGGCTATATTATCCTCTTCGTATTCATTAAGTTTGCTCAAATCTTCAAGTCGTTTATCCCATTCCTTTTTAGTGTATATGACAAGGTACTTTTCGAACCCGCGATTGATCACCAGGCCTTCAGATTCCAGTTCAGGAAGCTTTTTCTTAAGGCCAGCCGGGATCATCATCCTAAATTTAGGATCAAGCTTACACTCAAATTCACCGGTTAAAAACGACATTGTATGACTTGGGCAATTTTGTAACGTAAAAGTAAATACTTTTACCACTTTCTACCACTTTCCCCCACTAAAAGTTTTCAACAATTTTTAGACGGCTCTGTTTTATGTTTTTTAAAGTTTTTCAGAAATTTCACCCTCTATAAAATCCACTAATAGACAGATAGTTACATCGGGTTTTAGCTATAAATACTGGGAGATTAAAAAGTGGGAGAAAAAACCAATTATCACGAAAGCATAACACCGGCAAACTACAACTGCTTGCCTGAGCCTGCCGGACTAATATTTTGTATATTAAGCCGTTGAATATGACAAACTACATGTATACCTATAAATACCAGGACCTGGCTTCGGCCCTATACGAAGCCCTCATCCCCGACCCTTTTTACATAGAATTGTTACGCGATATTACCGGCAGCGAGCAGGAAAAGCAGGAAATATTGATGAGATACATGGATTATTCCATGACAGAAGCTGAAAAGTACGGCCGCTTAACCATTGCCGGAGACGTCCCTTATGGCGCTGCCATCTGGAGTAAGCCCTTAGACCCGGTCACCGAAAACGAAAAGAGCCTGCAAAAGAAAGATTTTATAAAAACATACATGGGCGAAACCTCGCTCAATGCATACCAAACCATTGTTTCGTTTATGAGCGAACAGCTTGACGTAACACTGCAAGATGCCTGGTATTTATCAATTGCAGGGATCAAGCCCGATTACCAGGGCAAAGGACTGGGCGCTGGCCTGTTAACGGAAGTACTTAACGAAACAGACAAAAACGGGATACCGACCTACCTTGAAACATTCACCCCACGCAACATCCGATTTTATGAGCGGATGGGGTATAAAACAACAAAAGAAGTAGCTGAGCCGCTTACCGGCTACCCTTACTGGATCATGGTCAGGGAGCCGTTAGGCTGATTACGTAACTATAACTTCACAGGGAGTTAACAAAATTACGAGCACTTTTACCGCCGTTTCATTCCGGTTGCTAAATGCTTTTAACTCCCCGGAAACTCTACATATCTACCATGAAAAAGCAATTATCCTTAGCATTACTCGCCCTGTTTATCACAACAGGACAAATAATGGCGCAAACTGCCAAACACGTTATCTTCGTAACCATCGATGGGTTTCGCCCGGATTTTTATCTTGACAGCGAATGGCAAACACCTAACCTTCACGCGCTCATGAAAGAGGGTGCCTACGCCAAAGGCGTAAACAGCGTGTTCCCATCTATGACCTATCCTTCGCATACTACCATAGTTACCGGTGTACAGCCCGCAAAGCATGGCATATTTTACAACAACGTATTTACGCCAGACGGAGCACCACAACAGCCTTACTGGCAGGACAGTTCCATCCATGCCCCTACCATCTGGAAAGCTGCCAAAGACAAAGGCATGACCGTTGCCTCACTTTACTGGCCGGTATCTGCCAATGCGCCTGTCGATTACAACATCCCGGATATAGGTAGCCTGGGCGACGCGGTTCGTGAGCAGTATTCTTTACCGCAGGGTTTTTATGCCGAAGTAAAAAAAGAAGTGTTTGGCGGTGTCGACAAAATAGATGCAGGAAAAAATCAGAACATTGCCAAAATTGCCGCGTACGTGATCAAAAAAAGCAAGCCTGAATTGATGACCATTCACGTATTTTCTGTCGATGGAGCAGAGCATGCCGAAGGACGTTCCGGGGCAAGGGTACAGGAAGCTGTAGCCGACGCGGATGCCGCGGTGGGCATTATCATTGATGCTTTGAAATCTGCCGGTATATGGGAAAGCACCGTATTGCTTATTGGCGGCGACCACGGGTTTTATGATGTAAATAAAACGATTTCGCCTAACGTGTGGCTGAAAGAAGCCGGATTAATCAACGACCTGAAAACCGGCGACTGGAAAGCGCAATTTAATGCAGTTGGCGGATCTGCCTACCTGTACTTGAAAAATCCTGCTGATAAAGCTACAGCCAATAAAGTAAAAACAATACTGGAAGCGCAACCCGATAGCGTGAAGCAATATTACCGCATCATCAGCAGGGAACAATTAGATAAAGGTGGCTATAACCCGAATGTTGCTTTTGCTATTACCGGAGAACACGACGCTGCATTTAGCTCAGCCATTACAGGCAATGCCGTGAAGCCTGGCAAAGGAGGCACACACGGCCATTTTCCTGATACAAAAAATATCCGCACCGGACTAATAGCTTACGGACCAGGCATCCGTAAAGGTGCAGTGATAGAAGAAATGAACCTGCGCGATATGACGCCGATTATGGTTAAACTCCTGGGTATACCTTTTCCAAAGGTGGATGGGAAAATTCCGGCGGGGTTGTTGAAGTAAGCGATATATAAGCTGCAGCGCACCGTTACTTTATCAAGGAGACCATCACTGGAAGGAGTTAAAGTGTAATAACTTTAATATAACGTCATTGCGAGGTACGAAGCAATCCCGAACTGTACAGGGTGAATCTGCTGATCGGGGATTGCTTCGTACCTCGCAATGACGTGACTTTATTATATGCTTACGTTTTCTTACTTAAGCAACCTCAACAGGCAATACCTTCGACCTGCTACGAACCTGTTTTTTCTTTTTCTTGCTCGTACGGTTAAGCCACATCATTACACCGGTTACCGGGAAAATGAGTGAAACCAAGGTGATCAAAAAGGCTAAAACCTGAGTAGGCCAGCCATAAATAGAACCTGTATGAATGGGTTTAATAACACCTCTGATGCGCTGGCCGAGGCTTTTATTAGCATATAAAGCTGAACCTGCTATTTTACCGCTGTATTGGTCAATATAATAAGTATCGGTAGCCAGTTCAACCGAACCTTTTTTGAGCACATTAAAAGTATAAACCGCTGCTGTATCCTTCGGGTAACGGATAGTGAAATTTTCGGCATCGGTTATTTTACTATCTAAAGCGCCAATAGCAGCTTCAGGTGAAATAGCAGTAACGCCCGACTGATAGACTGAAAGCGGGGTTTTGATATCTTCTTTGGCAACAACTTTTGAATTGGTAAGGAAAAACAAAGTACTGTTTGCCCATTTAAAGGTCATGACCAAGCCGGAGGCCGAAATGATGATCAAAAATATAGAAGTATAAAAACCGGTAACGATATGCAGATCGTGTGTTAAACGCTTTCCGCTGCCGCCCCATTTTATTTTAAGACGCTGCTTCATAATAACCTTGGTTTTAGGCCACCAAAGTATTACACCGGTTATCAAAATCAACAGAAAAAATAAGGTTGAGAGGCTGATCACCCAATCGCCCAGGCTATTTTTGCCGCCCAGTAAATAGCGGTGAAACATCTCTACCGAATACAGAAAAGTTTGCCTGCGGTTAAACTGATCAACTATTTGCCCGGTATACGGGTTTACAAAAGCGGTAAGGTTTGAGCGTTCCGCTTCTTTTGGCTTAGCATCCTTTTTGGCATGCGCGCCGGCATGTTTTTCGGCTTTGGGAGCACCAACTGCTTTCTTATCCTTCTTCTCGGGTACAATAAGGGCCACCTCTACAGTACGCTCAGGATCCTCATAAACAGTGACAGTTGCCAGTTTTGATTTGGGAATTTGCTTTAAAACGCCTGCAGTCAGCGCAGATATCGGCAGCCTTTTATCCTGGGGTTTTACAAAATACCGCTGCGGATTAAGTGCCTGCTGAATTTCCTTTTCAAAAACCAGCATGGTACCGGTTAAGCACGAGCAAAAAATGATTACTCCTGCCGCAAGGCTTAAGTAGAGGTGGATGGTGCGGAAAAATACTTTCATCAGTTTATAAGCATAAAAACCGGGCATGTTCCCATGCCCGGTTAAATTCAATTAATTAAAATCGATAACTCAATGTAGTTAAGAACTGCCTTGGCGGTATAGGGTTAATACTATAGTTTTCGTGCACATTGTAATTAAGCACATTGCCAATATTAGAGATCTTACCTATAATAGAGATCTTTTTATAAGTATAACCTACCGAAGCATCAACCGTGGTAAAGCCCGGTACATTAACTAACCTTGATATAGTTTGGGTTTGGCCTACTGTATTTGCATTACCCGCAACACGATC includes:
- the murD gene encoding UDP-N-acetylmuramoyl-L-alanine--D-glutamate ligase, coding for MDQDNKISNQSTPSPSDGAARLVILGAGESGVGAAYLAQQQGFDVFVSDFGGIADNYKKQLEDWRIPFEEKQHTEELIMNAAEVVKSPGIPDKAPIIKKLHEKGTPVISEIEFAGRYTDAKIIGITGSNGKTTTTSLTYHILKDAGMNVGLAGNIGKSFAYQVATEKFDWYVLELSSFMLDDMFRFKVDIAVLLNITPDHLDRYDYKLENYAASKFRITQNQTVADYFIYCADDPETIKGMKERTFGAQLLPFSIQQKFEPGAYLDNNDNIVINTTQEHFTMSIQDLALQGKHNIYNSMASGIVAKVLELRNETMRESMGNFKSIEHRLEFVANISGIRFINDSKATNVNSTWYALESMTSDVVLILGGVDKGNDYTMLNDLVKQKVKAIVCLGKDNKRIHEAFDDMVEIIVNTSSAQEAATVAYHLATKGDTVLLSPACASFDLFKNYEDRGDQFKAAVKEL
- the mraY gene encoding phospho-N-acetylmuramoyl-pentapeptide-transferase, with translation MLYYLFNYLSKNYSIPGIGVFQYITFRMAMAVITSLLITTVYGRRLIDYLRFKQVGETVRNLGLEGQMQKSGTPTMGGVIILLGILIPTLLFAKLENVYVILMIVTTVWLGAIGFLDDYIKVFKKNKEGLAGRFKIIGQVGLSLIVGWTMYFNSSIIIRQEVVLPVKDDAPVEFHMKRNTPVYTQDVHSTKTTMPFYKNNEFDYAKVLKFLGKGYEQYALVVFLFFVILIITFISNGANITDGIDGLATGTSAIIGITLAILAYVSGNTVIADYLNIMYIPNSGELVVFAGAFVGACVGFLWYNSYPAQVFMGDTGSLAIGGIIAVFAIMIRKELMLPLLCGIFLVENFSVIIQVSWFKYTKKKFGEGRRVFLMAPLHHHYQKKGFHEAKIVTRFWIICIILAIVTVITLKLR
- a CDS encoding UDP-N-acetylmuramoyl-L-alanyl-D-glutamate--2,6-diaminopimelate ligase — encoded protein: MRYLSDVIDGLAFTELQGSADVEITAIAFDSRKVIPGAMFVAVKGTVVDGHDYIDQAIKKGAVAVICEDLPAHTTGEVDFLMVADSAVALALVAANFYDNPSAKLKLVGVTGTNGKTTIATLLYQLFRDLGYKCGLLSTVENQINGKVIPSTHTTPDPVELNNLLAEMVDSGCDYCFMEVSSHAISQKRIESLVFAGGVFTNLTHDHLDYHKTFLRYLNAKKEFFDGLPKEAFALTNSDDKNGNVMLQNTAAHKKSYGLKTMADYKARILENQFSGLLLQIDGEEVWFKMVGTFNAYNLLGVYATAMLLEQDKAKVLTSLSKLTGAEGRFEYITAPNKVVGIVDYAHTPDAVQNVLSTIHDIRKGNEKVITVIGCGGDRDKTKRPIMAKTACEWSDKVILTSDNPRTEDPAQIIKEMEEGVDPAFKRHTVSIIDRHEAIKTACMLANPGDIILVAGKGHEKYQEINGVKNHFDDMEELENRFKDLV
- a CDS encoding penicillin-binding protein, with translation MGIRTNILARVYLAFGLVLLLAIAVVVQLCRLQYVQGDKWKAMAADLSAQYQTVEAARGNIFSVDGSLLATSVPEYELHMDMLAGGIASDTAFNNNIDLLAAKLSGMFGDRSARDYSRILREARRDSSRYVLIRRKVSYQDLKKIRQFPVFNMGKYKGGLIVIQKNKRILPFQSLAARTIGYKNENVKNPVGLEGAYASYINGESGRRLMQRIPGGIWMPVDDDDEVAPKDGADIISTINVNFQDVAQDALKKQLVKSAADHGCVVLMEVSTGEIRAIANYTRTKDGDYKEQMNYAISNAIDPGSTFKLASYMTMLDQHKIDTSTIVNAEGGKYKFPKGPTITDTEHDNYEMSVRRAFEESSNVAAAKLVDKFYHNNPWQYINKLYSYHLNEKLGLQIQGEGRPVIKNPSNRSWNKNYSLPEMAYGYEMNITPLQMLAYYNSVANNGKMIAPLLVREIRRLGNPIEQFQARVITEQVCSEATLGKVRGMLEGVVMNGTGKNVIKNKLYSVAGKTGTAQVANGTKGYKDKKYQASFCGYFPADHPKYSMIVVINNPTQGDYLAAKVAGPVFREVADRVYANDLDINQNSQTHYVGNTVLPQVKQGNMKALKKVYSKLGVKPLYASANSTVDTSNGIPFEEVKYKNGTVPAVTGMGLSDALYVMGNAGYKVTVRGSGVVANQSVTGGSVIPKGSRILLELQ
- a CDS encoding FtsL-like putative cell division protein; this translates as MTNRLRTEIQEEEEVEEVVEERRPARELPDNFFTQLFTKGFLTTEKATNALPFVLFLAFLGMVYIGNMHYAEKSVREIDALTKEVKELGWDYKSTKADMAFKSTLTEVAKRADTLGLSQSVDPPGKITVKEVADGN
- the rsmH gene encoding 16S rRNA (cytosine(1402)-N(4))-methyltransferase RsmH, which translates into the protein MSEYHVPVMLKECIDGLNIDPDGTYVDVTFGGGGHSREILKHLGPKGRLIAFDQDADAQRNIIDDERFVFVDQNFRYLKNFCRLHGAIPVNGILADLGVSSHQFDEADRGFSIRFDAELDMRMNQLGELTAKDVVNNYSVADLHRIFGIYGEIQNAKSLAETIATARLNVPIITIADLKNVISNRIPKGKENKYLAQVFQALRIEVNQELEALKDFLMQSADVLAIGGRLVVMSYHSLEDRLVKNFIAKGKFSGEVEKDLYGNDNKPLDAVSRGAITASAEEITKNNRARSAKLRIAVKK
- a CDS encoding division/cell wall cluster transcriptional repressor MraZ; translation: MSFLTGEFECKLDPKFRMMIPAGLKKKLPELESEGLVINRGFEKYLVIYTKKEWDKRLEDLSKLNEYEEDNIAFIRYFTRGATELMPDAAGRVLLPKFLLEYAGIKGDVVLACQLNKIEVWDAEAHRKLMDDEPKSFSALAKKVMGGKNKEQE
- a CDS encoding GNAT family N-acetyltransferase — its product is MTNYMYTYKYQDLASALYEALIPDPFYIELLRDITGSEQEKQEILMRYMDYSMTEAEKYGRLTIAGDVPYGAAIWSKPLDPVTENEKSLQKKDFIKTYMGETSLNAYQTIVSFMSEQLDVTLQDAWYLSIAGIKPDYQGKGLGAGLLTEVLNETDKNGIPTYLETFTPRNIRFYERMGYKTTKEVAEPLTGYPYWIMVREPLG